One genomic region from Cydia amplana chromosome Z, ilCydAmpl1.1, whole genome shotgun sequence encodes:
- the LOC134661934 gene encoding uncharacterized protein LOC134661934: protein MYGCETWTLTQKEESKLLVAERKIWRKILGPIREKDGTWRRRKNRELEELVAMPNIIGEIKATRLRWLGHLERMGEDRAVRRAYVGHPSGKRPSGRPRYHWSDETQKDLSALGIPNWREVAQNRAEWRSLVSEAKILFGSLSQ, encoded by the coding sequence ATGTATGGGTGTGAAACTTGGACGCTGACTCAGAAAGAAGAGAGCAAGCTCTTAGTGGCGGAGAGGAAAATCTGGCGGAAGATTCTGGGGCCTATCAGAGAGAAAGATGGAACTTGGAGGCGAAGGAAAAATAGGGAGCTAGAGGAGCTGGTTGCGATGCCCAATATAATTGGCGAGATCAAAGCCACACGACTCCGCTGGCTTGGTCACCTGGAGAGGATGGGGGAGGATCGTGCTGTGAGAAGAGCGTATGTGGGGCACCCGAGTGGAAAACGTCCGTCTGGGCGTCCCAGATACCACTGgagtgacgaaacccaaaaagacctgtccgccctcggaatacccaactggcgcgaagtggcacagaatagggcagagtggcgctctcttgtgtcagaggccaagatcctctttgggtcactgagccagtga
- the LOC134661568 gene encoding uncharacterized protein LOC134661568, producing MANFVGNLGVFDHKSQDWQIFHSRLSQFLLLNSVSDDAKKCAVLLTHFSEESYRLTINLLHPKKVEDVKFADLVKVLNEHFTPRRSTFADRAKFYEATIKTGESLEDWAARLRGLAVYCDFGTALDIFLRDRFVLGLKSGPERDRLFEKDSSTLTLAQALEVAQQAACARAARANVAQAEPVQVKEEPVFRASAGRAGGARATSGNGGGDGASLCSVCGRKNHDTAKGRFKGYRCQSCGQKGHLKKVCAKRGSGGKSRLHCIQTESDDSDGCKECEVFNARRYVDNYKPIKLPVTLSDVQILMELDSGSGASVISDELYSKFFKKRKLYKTDLSMCLYNGHKILPLGYFRGRVCYMSTVKHLKMYVVQNGGPPLLGRDFMAKFKIRLVCDNNKSM from the coding sequence ATGGCGAATTTCGTCGGTAATTTAGGAGTGTTTGATCACAAATCACAGGACTGGCAAATTTTTCACAGCCGACTTAGCCAATTTTTGTTACTGAATAGTGTAAGTGACGATGCAAAAAAGTGCGCGGTGTTGCTAACTCATTTCTCCGAGGAATCATATAGATTAACAATCAACTTATTGCATCCCAAGAAGGTGGAAGACGTAAAGTTTGCGGATCTAGTGAAAGTACTCAATGAACATTTTACTCCGAGGAGGTCGACGTTCGCTGACCGAGCGAAGTTTTATGAGGCGACCATAAAGACCGGCGAGAGTCTCGAAGATTGGGCGGCTCGGCTAAGAGGGCTCGCGGTGTATTGCGACTTCGGGACGGCGCTGGACATCTTTTTACGTGATCGTTTCGTGTTGGGGTTGAAGTCGGGTCCTGAGCGTGATCGGCTTTTCGAAAAGGATTCGTCAACGCTAACCCTGGCGCAAGCGCTGGAGGTGGCGCAGCAGGCGGCGTGCGCTCGGGCAGCGCGCGCCAACGTGGCGCAGGCGGAGCCGGTGCAGGTGAAGGAGGAGCCGGTATTCCGCGCCAGCGCAGGCCGCGCTGGCGGCGCTCGCGCTACTTCGGGCAATGGCGGCGGCGACGGCGCGTCTTTGTGCTCCGTCTGCGGCCGCAAGAATCACGATACAGCAAAGGGCCGGTTTAAGGGGTATCGGTGTCAAAGTTGCGGTCAAAAAGGGCATTTGAAAAAAGTATGTGCGAAAAGGGGCAGTGGCGGCAAATCTAGGCTTCACTGCATACAAACGGAATCGGACGACTCCGATGGGTGTAAAGAATGCGAGGTTTTTAATGCAAGAAGGTATGTCGATAATTATAAACCTATTAAATTGCCTGTTACTCTTAGTGACGTACAAATTTTGATGGAACTGGATTCCGGTTCGGGAGCGAGTGTTATTAGTGACGAACTTTATTCAAAGTTCTTCAAAAAAAGGAAATTATATAAAACTGATCTGTCAATGTGTCTTTATAATGGCCATAAGATTTTACCGTTAGGATATTTTAGAGGGAGAGTTTGTTATATGTCAACCGTCAAACATTTGAAAATGTATGTAGTTCAAAACGGCGGTCCTCCCTTGCTTGGCCGCGACTTCATGGCAAAGTTTAAAATTCGGTTGGTGTGTGACAATAACAAATCAATGTGA